In the Gymnodinialimonas sp. 202GB13-11 genome, one interval contains:
- the mnmH gene encoding tRNA 2-selenouridine(34) synthase MnmH has translation MPYTLTDLTALQDTGFDTIIDVRSPAEYAEDHVPGAVNMPVLSNEERAQVGTIYVQDSPFKARKIGAALVARNAATAIERHMMHHDGGWRPLVYCWRGGQRSGSFTSILQQIGWRAEVLDGGYQSWRRHVVARLYDAVLPFNVIRLDGLTGTAKTYVLNAAATHGAQVLDLEGIAKHRGSILGDIDGEQPAQKGFESRILEALAPLDRNRRLLIEAESARIGTLRLPPALWGAMKASPRIVLEAASEVRARYLAAQYAALVAQPAALTDRLNGLRAIAGHATVDRWLALLRDGQTEALAHALITDHYDPAYRRLRRDDETPVAAVLDAGDLSAEAIDQTARRLVRDLG, from the coding sequence ATGCCTTACACGCTTACCGATCTGACCGCCCTGCAGGATACCGGTTTTGACACGATCATCGACGTTCGGTCCCCGGCTGAATACGCCGAGGATCATGTCCCCGGCGCGGTGAACATGCCCGTCCTGTCGAACGAGGAACGCGCTCAGGTCGGTACGATCTACGTGCAGGACAGCCCCTTCAAAGCGCGCAAGATCGGCGCAGCGCTTGTCGCCCGCAACGCCGCCACTGCGATTGAGCGGCACATGATGCACCATGACGGCGGCTGGCGACCGCTCGTCTATTGCTGGCGCGGCGGGCAGCGCTCCGGCAGTTTCACATCGATCCTACAACAGATCGGTTGGAGGGCCGAAGTTCTGGACGGCGGCTACCAAAGCTGGCGTCGCCATGTCGTGGCGCGGCTCTATGATGCTGTCCTGCCCTTCAACGTCATTCGACTCGACGGCCTCACCGGCACTGCAAAGACGTATGTCCTGAACGCCGCCGCAACCCACGGTGCGCAAGTCCTCGACCTCGAAGGCATCGCCAAACATCGCGGCTCCATCTTGGGCGACATCGACGGCGAACAACCGGCGCAGAAGGGCTTCGAATCCCGTATCCTCGAAGCGCTCGCGCCGCTCGACCGCAACCGTCGGCTGCTGATCGAAGCCGAAAGCGCCCGCATCGGCACGCTCCGTTTGCCGCCCGCGCTTTGGGGCGCAATGAAAGCCAGCCCCCGTATCGTGCTGGAAGCCGCGTCAGAGGTCCGCGCGCGCTACCTCGCCGCGCAATACGCAGCGCTGGTCGCGCAGCCTGCCGCCTTAACCGACCGGCTCAACGGCCTCCGCGCCATCGCTGGCCACGCCACGGTGGACCGTTGGCTGGCCCTCCTTCGGGACGGCCAGACCGAGGCGCTCGCCCACGCGCTCATCACCGACCATTACGACCCCGCCTACCGCCGCCTGCGCCGGGATGATGAGACCCCGGTTGCGGCGGTTCTCGATGCGGGCGATCTGAGTGCGGAGGCCATCGACCAGACCGCCCGCCGCCTGGTTCGCGACCTTGGTTAA
- a CDS encoding SH3 domain-containing protein, which produces MRFVKATALALVAALSVNATAASATGYGQQTYPQYGYGQTHTVNYHGHGGGYGHSNWGHYNNYSWYHVSGVSYYDHLNVRSGPGVRNHVVYALAHNAYGVQLQDCTVISTSRGPSRWCLVAHNGHVRGWVNARFLAQSH; this is translated from the coding sequence ATGCGTTTTGTTAAAGCCACTGCTCTCGCCCTCGTCGCCGCATTGTCGGTCAACGCCACTGCTGCCTCAGCCACCGGTTACGGTCAGCAAACCTACCCCCAATACGGCTACGGCCAAACCCATACCGTGAATTACCACGGCCACGGCGGCGGTTACGGCCATTCCAACTGGGGCCATTACAACAACTACTCCTGGTACCACGTCTCGGGCGTCAGCTATTACGACCACCTGAACGTGCGCAGTGGCCCCGGTGTCCGCAACCATGTTGTCTACGCCCTGGCGCACAACGCTTATGGCGTTCAGTTGCAGGATTGCACCGTGATCTCGACGAGCCGCGGCCCCTCGCGCTGGTGCCTTGTAGCGCATAACGGCCATGTGCGCGGCTGGGTGAATGCCCGCTTCCTCGCGCAATCTCACTAA
- a CDS encoding Tat pathway signal protein, which translates to MEGMTPNRRQFIILGTAAATAARLGPAIVTRTGGRRVLTLVYDKGLGMLRAVDRLIP; encoded by the coding sequence ATGGAAGGCATGACGCCAAACAGACGCCAATTCATCATCCTTGGAACTGCCGCAGCCACCGCTGCGCGGCTCGGTCCAGCCATTGTCACGCGCACCGGCGGACGGCGCGTGTTGACGCTCGTTTATGACAAAGGGTTGGGCATGCTGCGGGCGGTTGACCGGCTGATCCCTTAG
- a CDS encoding pyridoxal phosphate-dependent aminotransferase, translating into MTKPRYTPLVQSLPSTVPFVGPETQERARGASFSARLGANESVFGPSPRALAAMADAASGAWMYGDPEVHDLRHALAVHHGVSPGNVLVGEGIDGLLGYLVRLLIGQGDAVVTSDGAYPTFNYHVAGFGGTLHKVPYADDQEDPEALIAKAHEVGAKLIYFANPDNPMGSWHDTGTVQRMIDALPEGCVLALDEAYADTAPADAILPLDMTHPRVIRFRTFSKAYGLAGMRVGYALGEEAFITAFGKIRNHFGMGRVAQAAALAALEDQTYLGETVTRIATARDRIASIARENGLTPLPSATNFVTIDCGGDGDFARAVLAALVEQGIFVRMPFTAPQDRCIRVSCAPDDTLDAFAKALPIALDRVR; encoded by the coding sequence ATGACCAAGCCGCGTTACACCCCGCTCGTCCAATCCTTGCCCTCTACCGTGCCATTCGTCGGCCCTGAAACGCAGGAGCGTGCGCGAGGTGCGTCCTTTTCCGCAAGGCTCGGCGCGAATGAGAGTGTCTTCGGCCCCAGCCCGCGCGCGCTTGCGGCCATGGCTGACGCCGCAAGCGGTGCGTGGATGTATGGCGACCCGGAGGTGCACGATCTGCGCCACGCGCTAGCCGTCCATCACGGCGTCTCCCCCGGCAATGTGCTGGTGGGGGAGGGGATCGATGGCTTGCTCGGCTATCTCGTCCGGTTGCTGATTGGACAGGGTGACGCGGTGGTGACGTCCGATGGCGCCTATCCGACGTTCAACTACCATGTCGCGGGCTTTGGCGGGACGCTCCACAAAGTGCCTTACGCCGATGATCAGGAAGACCCTGAGGCGCTAATTGCAAAGGCGCATGAGGTCGGCGCAAAACTGATCTACTTCGCTAACCCCGACAATCCGATGGGAAGCTGGCATGATACCGGCACGGTGCAACGGATGATCGACGCCTTGCCTGAGGGCTGCGTTCTGGCGTTGGATGAGGCCTATGCCGACACAGCCCCGGCGGATGCTATTCTACCGCTGGACATGACGCATCCGCGCGTGATCCGGTTTCGTACCTTCTCGAAAGCTTACGGCCTTGCTGGGATGCGCGTGGGGTACGCGCTGGGGGAGGAGGCGTTCATCACGGCCTTCGGCAAGATCCGCAATCATTTCGGCATGGGCCGCGTGGCGCAGGCTGCCGCATTGGCTGCATTGGAGGATCAAACCTATCTTGGTGAAACCGTCACCCGGATTGCCACAGCTCGTGACCGCATCGCTTCGATTGCGCGAGAAAACGGGCTGACGCCCCTGCCGTCTGCGACCAATTTCGTGACGATAGACTGCGGTGGCGATGGTGACTTCGCCCGGGCTGTGCTGGCCGCTCTCGTTGAACAGGGCATCTTTGTTCGTATGCCGTTCACCGCCCCACAAGACCGCTGCATTCGCGTCTCCTGCGCCCCGGATGACACGCTCGACGCCTTCGCTAAAGCCTTGCCTATCGCGTTGGACCGCGTCCGTTAA
- a CDS encoding SH3 domain-containing protein produces the protein MKALFARLTLVATLLAALTPMANATADGPDAWRVHNVASNDVLNVRVGPGTNYFQIDALPFNARGVQIEYCVPTVTQQQFFALTAQQQSQLNNYPTWCLIFWNGTQRGWVNRRFLTEDSY, from the coding sequence ATGAAAGCTCTGTTTGCCCGCCTCACTTTGGTTGCCACGCTTTTGGCTGCTTTGACCCCGATGGCAAATGCCACCGCCGATGGACCCGATGCATGGCGCGTCCACAACGTTGCATCCAACGATGTGCTAAATGTCCGCGTTGGGCCGGGCACCAACTATTTCCAAATCGACGCGCTGCCTTTCAATGCGCGGGGGGTACAAATCGAGTACTGCGTGCCAACCGTCACGCAGCAGCAATTCTTCGCGCTGACCGCGCAACAGCAGTCACAATTGAACAATTACCCGACATGGTGCCTGATTTTCTGGAATGGAACTCAGCGTGGCTGGGTCAACCGCCGGTTTTTGACGGAAGACAGCTACTAA
- a CDS encoding endonuclease/exonuclease/phosphatase family protein encodes MTDFTIACFNVKNLIGADREYYRFQSYTPEEYAWKVDWLADQLLTMNADIVGFQEIFEEDALQSVIAETSRRAHELNAATIPDPSKRYHRKAIFRKLAVEPYDDAALAFAPNAADTGEAGKRRPGVAILSRLGFAEPPQIIQDLPGPLDIPFAPLRGFENDDAGFFRIRRLSRPILMARIPVGDTIITVFNCHLKSKLGEQITPPGAAFAPENDLTNYDPTGRALGSLRAGLRRMAEAWVLRRAIVDELNQGHPVMVLGDFNDSEHAVSSEIITGEAPFKNYQWMLRHDAQTPRDRYSEEEHEQITEDIEVVRLHSAESLFARKSRRDMVFTSAFGGVYESIDQIFMSRHFLPENPDRIGEMEYFSVLNDHMTDGSHPEAPYNKLASDHGQIMAHMRLRS; translated from the coding sequence GTGACCGACTTCACCATCGCCTGCTTCAACGTCAAGAACCTTATCGGAGCGGACCGCGAATACTACCGGTTCCAATCCTACACGCCCGAGGAATACGCTTGGAAAGTGGATTGGCTGGCCGATCAGCTTCTGACCATGAACGCCGATATCGTGGGCTTTCAGGAGATATTTGAGGAAGACGCCTTACAATCGGTCATCGCCGAAACCTCCCGCCGCGCGCATGAGCTGAACGCAGCCACCATTCCCGACCCCTCCAAGCGCTATCATCGCAAGGCGATATTCAGGAAGCTGGCGGTGGAGCCCTATGACGACGCGGCCCTCGCCTTTGCCCCCAACGCGGCCGATACGGGAGAGGCGGGCAAACGCCGCCCTGGCGTCGCTATCCTGTCACGCCTCGGCTTTGCGGAGCCGCCCCAAATCATTCAAGACCTTCCCGGCCCGCTTGACATCCCTTTCGCTCCTTTGCGCGGGTTCGAGAATGATGACGCAGGCTTTTTCCGTATACGCCGCCTATCCCGCCCAATCCTGATGGCGCGCATCCCTGTCGGCGACACCATCATCACGGTCTTCAACTGCCACCTGAAATCCAAACTGGGCGAACAGATCACCCCACCCGGTGCCGCCTTTGCCCCTGAAAACGATCTTACCAACTACGACCCCACAGGCCGCGCCCTCGGCTCCCTGCGCGCAGGGCTGCGGCGGATGGCCGAAGCCTGGGTGCTCCGCCGCGCCATCGTGGATGAGCTGAACCAGGGCCACCCCGTCATGGTGCTTGGCGATTTCAACGACAGCGAACATGCCGTCAGCTCCGAAATCATTACCGGCGAGGCACCCTTCAAGAATTACCAATGGATGCTCCGCCACGATGCACAAACCCCGCGCGACCGTTACAGCGAAGAGGAACACGAACAGATCACCGAGGATATAGAGGTCGTGCGCCTGCATTCCGCCGAAAGCCTCTTCGCGCGCAAATCCCGCCGTGACATGGTCTTCACCTCGGCCTTTGGCGGCGTCTATGAGAGCATTGACCAGATCTTCATGTCCCGCCACTTCCTGCCCGAAAACCCCGACCGCATCGGCGAGATGGAGTATTTTTCCGTCCTCAACGACCACATGACTGACGGCTCGCACCCCGAAGCGCCTTACAACAAACTCGCCTCGGACCACGGACAGATCATGGCGCATATGCGACTGCGGTCTTAG
- a CDS encoding valine--tRNA ligase yields MEKSFNAAEAEARISQMWQARNCFAAGANWDGKSDAYSIMIPPPNVTGVLHVGHAFNNTLQDVLIRWHRMRGFDTLWQPGTDHAGIATQMVVERELAKSQIQRRNLSREEFLDHVWAWKKQSGGTIIEQLKRLGASCDWSREAFTMSGAPNAPEGEEGNFHDAVIRVFVDMYNKGLIYRGKRLVNWDPHFETAISDLEVENNDVAGHMWHFKYPLAGGQTYEYVEKDEDGNVTLRETRDYISIATTRPETMLGDGAVAVHPDDERYAPIVGKLCEIPVGPKKHRRLIPIITDEYPDMTFGSGAVKITGAHDFNDYEVAKRGGIPCYRLLDTKGALREDGAPYAEAAEIAQAVANGEKTLGEMEVDALNLVPDHLRGLDRFEAREKVVAEITEEGLAVMTTSDDPRLGGKKKKGEDEEITAVPLVEAKPITQPFGDRSKVVIEPMLTDQWFVDTAKIVGPALDAVRDGRVRIMPEQHRKVYFHWLENIEPWTISRQLWWGHQIPVWYGPSFVRTSADDGSAKLAYDFENPQSFCAPNFEAASELARTYYAGSGFEPEDIREIPVDAVGDELVALMPRTVPLYRDPDVLDTWFSSGLWPIGTLRWPEQTPELKRYFPTSTLISGFDIIFFWVARMMMMQLAVVDDIPFKDVYVHALVRDEKGKKMSKSTGNVLDPLELIDEYGADAVRFTLTSMAAMGRDLKLSKDRIAGYRNFGTKLWNAARFAEMNECKPSADFDPANVTQTVNRWIVGETARARLAHDEALEAYRFNDAANGLYQFVWGKVCDWYLEFAKPLFASGDEAVIAETRATMAWVIDQCLILLHPTMPFITEELWGEIADREKPLVHADWPAYGADLIDESAEQEMRWVISLIEEIRSVRAQMHVPAGLKCQLLQADLDEAGQGAFARNAAMIERLARLSEVTPTDSLPKGAVTIAVEGGTFALPIADLIDVAEEKARLEKTLGKLAKELGGLRGRVNNPKFAESAPPEVVEETKENLAAREEEEARLKEALARLAEVG; encoded by the coding sequence ATGGAAAAGTCATTCAACGCAGCTGAGGCCGAGGCCCGTATCTCCCAGATGTGGCAGGCCCGCAATTGCTTTGCCGCTGGCGCGAATTGGGACGGTAAATCAGACGCTTACTCGATCATGATCCCGCCGCCCAACGTGACGGGCGTCCTTCACGTCGGCCATGCCTTCAACAACACGCTGCAAGACGTCCTGATCCGCTGGCACCGCATGCGCGGCTTCGACACGCTCTGGCAACCCGGCACCGACCATGCGGGCATTGCGACGCAGATGGTTGTCGAGCGAGAGCTGGCTAAGTCCCAGATTCAAAGGCGAAATCTCAGCCGTGAGGAATTTCTCGATCACGTCTGGGCGTGGAAGAAACAGTCCGGCGGCACCATCATCGAACAGCTCAAACGCCTCGGCGCGTCCTGCGATTGGTCCCGCGAAGCCTTCACCATGTCCGGCGCCCCGAATGCGCCCGAAGGTGAAGAGGGCAATTTCCACGACGCCGTCATTCGCGTCTTCGTCGACATGTACAATAAGGGCCTGATTTACCGGGGAAAAAGGCTGGTTAACTGGGACCCGCACTTTGAGACCGCAATCTCGGATCTTGAGGTCGAAAACAACGACGTCGCGGGCCACATGTGGCATTTCAAATACCCGCTCGCCGGTGGCCAAACCTATGAATATGTTGAGAAAGATGAAGACGGCAACGTCACCCTTCGCGAGACGCGCGACTACATCTCCATCGCCACAACGCGGCCGGAAACTATGCTCGGGGACGGTGCGGTTGCGGTCCATCCCGATGACGAACGCTACGCGCCAATCGTCGGAAAACTCTGCGAAATTCCGGTTGGGCCGAAGAAACACCGCCGCCTGATCCCGATCATTACCGATGAATATCCGGACATGACTTTCGGCTCCGGTGCCGTGAAAATCACCGGCGCCCACGACTTCAACGACTACGAGGTCGCCAAGCGCGGCGGCATTCCCTGCTACCGTCTGCTCGACACGAAAGGCGCATTACGCGAAGACGGCGCGCCCTATGCCGAGGCCGCGGAAATCGCGCAAGCCGTTGCAAATGGTGAGAAAACCCTCGGTGAGATGGAGGTCGATGCCCTCAACCTCGTCCCCGATCACCTGCGCGGGCTGGACCGGTTCGAGGCCCGCGAAAAGGTCGTGGCCGAGATCACCGAAGAAGGCCTCGCCGTCATGACCACCTCCGACGATCCGCGTCTTGGGGGCAAGAAAAAGAAGGGTGAGGACGAGGAAATCACCGCTGTCCCGCTGGTCGAGGCCAAGCCCATCACACAGCCTTTCGGCGACCGCTCCAAGGTTGTGATCGAGCCGATGCTGACCGACCAATGGTTTGTAGATACTGCAAAAATCGTCGGCCCCGCCCTCGACGCCGTCCGCGACGGCCGCGTTCGCATCATGCCCGAACAGCACCGGAAGGTGTATTTCCACTGGCTGGAGAATATCGAGCCATGGACGATCTCGCGCCAGCTGTGGTGGGGGCACCAGATCCCAGTTTGGTATGGGCCTTCGTTCGTCCGCACATCAGCCGACGATGGATCGGCGAAACTTGCATATGATTTCGAAAATCCCCAATCCTTCTGCGCGCCAAACTTTGAAGCGGCGAGCGAATTGGCCCGAACATACTATGCCGGGTCAGGTTTCGAACCCGAGGATATTCGCGAGATTCCAGTCGATGCAGTTGGCGACGAACTCGTAGCGCTAATGCCCCGGACTGTTCCGCTCTATCGCGATCCGGACGTCCTCGACACCTGGTTCTCCTCCGGTCTCTGGCCCATCGGCACCCTTCGTTGGCCCGAGCAAACGCCTGAACTGAAACGCTATTTCCCGACCTCGACGCTGATCTCCGGCTTCGACATCATCTTCTTCTGGGTCGCCCGGATGATGATGATGCAGCTCGCCGTCGTCGACGACATCCCCTTCAAGGACGTCTACGTCCACGCCCTCGTCCGCGACGAGAAGGGCAAGAAGATGTCGAAGAGCACCGGCAACGTCCTCGACCCGCTGGAACTGATCGACGAGTACGGCGCAGATGCCGTCCGCTTTACGCTGACCTCCATGGCCGCCATGGGGCGCGACCTGAAGCTCAGCAAAGACCGCATCGCGGGCTACCGCAACTTCGGCACCAAGCTCTGGAACGCCGCGCGCTTTGCGGAGATGAATGAATGCAAACCGTCCGCCGATTTCGACCCGGCGAACGTCACCCAAACCGTCAATCGCTGGATCGTCGGTGAGACCGCGCGCGCACGTCTGGCCCATGACGAAGCGCTGGAAGCCTACCGCTTCAACGATGCCGCGAACGGTCTTTATCAATTCGTCTGGGGCAAGGTCTGCGACTGGTATCTGGAATTCGCCAAACCGCTTTTCGCGTCAGGCGACGAGGCCGTGATCGCGGAAACCCGTGCCACGATGGCCTGGGTCATCGACCAGTGCCTGATCCTGCTGCACCCCACCATGCCCTTCATCACCGAAGAGTTGTGGGGAGAAATCGCGGATCGCGAGAAGCCCCTCGTCCACGCCGACTGGCCCGCCTATGGCGCTGATCTGATTGACGAAAGCGCTGAGCAGGAGATGCGCTGGGTAATTTCTCTGATCGAGGAAATTCGCTCCGTTCGCGCTCAGATGCACGTACCAGCGGGCCTCAAATGCCAGCTCTTGCAGGCAGATCTGGATGAAGCCGGGCAGGGGGCCTTCGCACGCAACGCTGCGATGATCGAACGTCTTGCGCGGCTTTCCGAAGTCACCCCAACCGACAGCCTACCCAAGGGTGCCGTGACGATTGCGGTCGAGGGTGGAACCTTCGCGCTGCCGATTGCCGACCTGATCGACGTGGCCGAAGAAAAGGCGCGGCTGGAGAAGACGTTGGGCAAGCTGGCTAAAGAACTCGGCGGTCTGCGTGGACGGGTGAACAACCCGAAATTTGCCGAAAGCGCGCCGCCGGAAGTGGTAGAGGAAACGAAAGAAAACCTCGCCGCCCGGGAAGAGGAGGAGGCGCGCCTGAAAGAGGCTTTGGCGCGGTTGGCCGAAGTCGGTTGA